The proteins below are encoded in one region of Mycobacterium pseudokansasii:
- the rbpA gene encoding RNA polymerase-binding protein RbpA has protein sequence MADRVLRGSRLGAVSYETDRNHDLAPRQIARYRTENGEEFEVPFADDAEIPGTWLCRNGMEGTLIEGDLPEPKKVKPPRTHWDMLLERRSVEELEELLKERLEIIRSRRRG, from the coding sequence ATGGCTGATCGTGTCTTGAGAGGCAGTCGTCTGGGAGCCGTGAGCTACGAGACCGACCGCAATCACGACCTGGCGCCGCGGCAGATCGCGCGGTACCGCACCGAGAACGGCGAGGAGTTCGAGGTTCCGTTCGCCGACGACGCCGAGATCCCCGGCACCTGGCTGTGCCGCAACGGCATGGAAGGCACCCTGATCGAGGGCGACCTGCCCGAACCGAAAAAGGTCAAGCCCCCGCGCACGCACTGGGACATGCTGCTGGAGCGTCGCTCCGTCGAAGAGCTCGAAGAGCTGCTCAAGGAACGCCTCGAAATAATCCGGTCGCGTCGGCGCGGCTGA